A single region of the Capra hircus breed San Clemente chromosome 14, ASM170441v1, whole genome shotgun sequence genome encodes:
- the PAG1 gene encoding phosphoprotein associated with glycosphingolipid-enriched microdomains 1 — MGSEGSLLIEGQAQVILLGSLASVATFFLITFLLFLCSSCDREKKPRPHSGDHENLMNVPSDKEMFSHSVTSLATDAPPSSEQNGALTNGDILSEDSTVTCMQHYEEVQTSASDLLDSQDSTGKAKCHQSRELPRIPPESSVDTMHNGRSADGEQGLGMEGPYEVLKDSSSQENMVEDCLYETVNEIKEVTAAAQPSRGHSGRSKSTSGVKELPGPQANSRTDFAEYASVDRNKKCRQSVNAEILLGNSCDPEEEAPPPVPMKLLDENENLQKEESQAGEEGAEEGTSETNKRLSSLSYKSREEDPTLTEEEISAMYSSVHKKGQPGNKSGQSLRVPEASYTSMPGAAPRSPSSCNDLYATVKDFEKMPNSVSTLPAAGRPSEEPEPDYEAIQTLNREEEKAAPETNSHHGLCPKENDYESIGDLQQCRDVTRL; from the exons ATGGGGTCCGAGGGAAGCTTGCTGATCGAGGGACAAGCACAGGTCATCCTGCTGGGGAGCCTGGCATCTGTGGCCACCTTCTTCCTCAtcaccttcctcctctttctgtgTTCCAGTTGCGACAG aGAAAAGAAGCCAAGACCGCACAGCGGGGACCATGAGAACCTGATGAACGTG CCTTCTGACAAGGAGATGTTCAGCCACTCTGTCACCAGCCTGGCCACAGATGCGCCCCCGAGCAGCGAGCAGAACGGAGCACTCACCAATGGAGACA TTCTTTCAGAAGACAGCACGGTGACCTGCATGCAACATTATGAGGAAGTCCAGACCTCGGCTTCAGATCTACTGGACTCCCAGGACAGCACAGGGAAGGCGAAATGTCATCAAAGTCGAGAGTTGCCCAGAATTCCCCCAGAGAGCTCAGTGGACACGATGCACAATGGGAGAAGTGCAGACGGGGAACAGGGTCTGGGGATGGAAGGACCCTATGAAGTGCTCAAGGATAGTTCCTCGCAAGAAAACATGGTGGAGGACTGCTTGTATGAAACCGTGAACGAAATTAAGGAGGTGACGGCAGCCGCCCAGCCAAGTCGAGGCCATAGCGGTAGGTCGAAGTCAACTTCCGGTGTGAAAGAGCTTCCGGGGCCACAGGCCAACAGCAGAACAGACTTTGCCGAGTATGCCTCGGTGGACAGAAACAAAAAGTGTCGACAGAGTGTCAACGCGGAGATTCTTCTTGGAAATTCATGTGATCCAGAAGAGGAGGCCCCGCCTCCTGTCCCCATGAAACTCCTGGACGAAAATGAAAACCTTCAGAAGGAAGAGAGTcaagcaggagaagagggagcTGAGGAGGGGACCAGTGAAACCAACAAG AGACTTAGTTCATTGTCGTACAAGTCCCGGGAAGAAGACCCAACTCTCACAGAAGAAGAG ATCTCAGCCATGTATTCATCAGTGCATAAAAAAGGACAGCCAGGGAACAAATCAGGACAGTCGCTTAGAGTACCAGAGGCCTCCTACACCTCCATGCCAGGAGCCGCTCCGAGGTCCCCCTCTTCCTGTAACGATCTCTATGCCACTGTTAAAGACTTTGAGAAGATGCCAAATAGTGTCAGCACACTTCCAGCAGCAGGCAGGCCCAGCGAGGAGCCTGAGCCAGATTATGAAGCAATACAGACTCTaaacagagaggaagagaaggctgCCCCAGAGACCAACAGTCACCATGGCCTTTGCCCGAAAGAGAATGACTACGAGAGCATCGGGGACTTGCAGCAATGCCGAGACGTCACCAGGCTCTAG